From Denitrovibrio acetiphilus DSM 12809, the proteins below share one genomic window:
- a CDS encoding L,D-transpeptidase family protein → MRYLINIIALILIMTSVSFAQSFINVSAEPEDSFNAVLVEKNGKWLHVLKVAEGRVEVLDSFQVLTGRVDGDKRVQGDEKTPEGVYFVTGFLSPEKLRAMYGEVGKQYGTGAYPLSYPNLKDRLQGKTGGGIWLHGIDPSRNVPVTKGCVAFDNEKLTKMADYIKVGTPVIVTEEGLKGTLDDLRAHFESAKKLVTDYMEAWGNSDFDAFSAAYNPNFKDTAGRSLENYLKYKKNLMDLFPYRKVSADGFRIYTNSDSETVAEFTQFYCAPNVVSYGRKRFYYEQDGESLKISAEEFMPISSESYVREKVHEFLLSWKKSWESLSIDDYMANYSDAFSTRGMNNAGWREDKSGKFAGLENVKVVIDNISFKAYSPVSYAIEFRQKYSGDAYSDTGIKTLRVKGCPGDFKITSEIWRAE, encoded by the coding sequence ATGAGATATCTGATTAATATTATTGCGCTTATTTTGATTATGACAAGTGTGTCATTCGCGCAGAGTTTCATTAATGTTTCTGCCGAACCGGAGGACAGTTTTAATGCTGTTCTTGTTGAAAAGAACGGCAAATGGCTGCATGTATTAAAGGTTGCAGAGGGGAGAGTCGAGGTTCTAGACAGCTTTCAGGTGCTGACTGGGCGTGTCGATGGAGATAAGCGTGTTCAGGGGGATGAAAAAACTCCGGAAGGCGTATACTTTGTTACAGGTTTCCTCTCGCCGGAAAAGCTTCGTGCTATGTACGGCGAAGTTGGCAAACAATACGGCACAGGGGCATACCCCCTGTCATATCCTAACCTTAAAGACAGGCTTCAGGGGAAGACCGGAGGGGGGATATGGCTTCACGGTATCGACCCTTCAAGAAATGTACCGGTTACTAAAGGCTGTGTGGCTTTCGACAATGAGAAGCTGACGAAGATGGCTGACTATATTAAAGTCGGTACACCGGTTATTGTTACTGAGGAAGGTCTTAAGGGGACTCTTGATGATCTCAGGGCTCATTTCGAAAGTGCGAAGAAGCTTGTCACAGACTATATGGAAGCATGGGGAAACAGCGATTTCGATGCTTTCAGTGCCGCTTACAACCCGAACTTTAAAGATACCGCAGGCAGGAGCCTTGAAAACTATCTGAAGTACAAAAAAAACTTGATGGATTTATTCCCGTACAGAAAAGTATCTGCTGACGGGTTTCGCATATACACCAACAGCGATTCAGAAACCGTTGCAGAGTTCACACAGTTTTACTGTGCTCCGAACGTTGTCAGCTATGGCAGGAAACGGTTTTATTATGAGCAGGACGGTGAAAGTCTCAAAATATCAGCGGAAGAGTTTATGCCAATTAGCTCTGAAAGCTACGTGCGTGAGAAGGTTCATGAGTTTCTTCTCAGCTGGAAAAAGTCATGGGAGTCTTTGAGCATAGACGACTATATGGCGAATTATTCTGATGCATTTTCCACAAGAGGTATGAATAACGCCGGCTGGCGAGAAGACAAGTCTGGGAAATTTGCCGGTCTCGAAAACGTAAAAGTAGTAATTGATAATATCTCCTTTAAAGCTTATTCACCTGTCAGCTACGCCATCGAGTTTCGCCAGAAGTACAGTGGTGATGCATACAGTGACACAGGTATCAAAACCCTCAGAGTGAAAGGGTGTCCCGGAGATTTCAAAATAACATCTGAGATATGGAGAGCTGAATGA
- a CDS encoding M14/M99 family metallopeptidase, with the protein MRWYLVLITILVSVNLSFAVERPSTQHEVHFKGTDYELNIYRINGRNDGKTMFIVGGIQGDEPGGFLSADLYSDLRLEKGNLIVIPRANFKSIILYDRGPDGDMNRRFQKNPKEEDMDKVVEIIKQLMSESDVFLNLHDGWGYHTPTYIDKWRNPYRFGQSVITDADVYQCADGTELDLRTHADKVLEETNKKIGDEQYHMHYFNTKTQNTGTKFAEMRKTATYYALRTYCLPAYAIESSKNLPTTEMKILHHNYAVNEFMKLYDIVPEAPTIFLKKPKMDYAVINVNDEPKIVEEGSSILIREGDVCEVTHIEGNYDRGVSCDILGYGDLNDYRKKVEMKGDSVIVFRKDNNKMGTIKIKVKKNNGTGHYFVFIVKHNGVKKALLSGDTLKTKVGDEIEFLSAFSDVSCGNEYPINLKGYVPPSISYNNGDDRGFNIKLNPNDFMRKYSADKAGMAYPVVVNHKGAEMGSFMLKMVE; encoded by the coding sequence ATGAGGTGGTACCTTGTTTTAATAACAATACTTGTTTCTGTTAATCTGAGCTTTGCTGTGGAGCGTCCATCCACACAGCATGAGGTCCACTTCAAAGGGACTGACTATGAACTGAATATCTACAGGATAAACGGGCGGAATGACGGCAAAACTATGTTCATCGTCGGAGGCATCCAGGGGGATGAGCCCGGAGGCTTTCTTTCTGCTGACCTTTATTCTGATCTGCGCCTTGAAAAAGGTAATCTAATCGTTATCCCCAGAGCGAATTTCAAGTCTATCATCCTTTATGACAGAGGACCTGACGGCGACATGAACAGACGCTTTCAGAAGAATCCTAAAGAAGAAGATATGGATAAAGTGGTGGAGATCATCAAGCAGCTTATGAGCGAGTCTGATGTTTTTCTTAACCTTCATGACGGGTGGGGATACCATACGCCTACTTATATTGATAAATGGCGAAATCCCTATAGGTTCGGGCAGTCTGTTATCACTGATGCGGATGTTTATCAATGTGCTGATGGCACCGAGCTAGACTTGAGAACCCATGCGGATAAAGTTCTTGAAGAGACTAATAAAAAGATTGGCGACGAACAGTATCATATGCATTACTTTAATACAAAAACCCAGAACACAGGCACAAAGTTTGCAGAAATGCGTAAAACTGCGACTTATTATGCCCTGCGGACATACTGCTTACCTGCATATGCTATAGAATCTTCAAAAAATCTTCCGACTACAGAGATGAAAATTCTTCATCATAACTATGCTGTGAATGAGTTTATGAAACTTTATGATATAGTGCCGGAAGCTCCTACTATTTTTTTGAAAAAGCCTAAAATGGACTATGCTGTCATAAATGTGAATGATGAACCGAAAATTGTCGAAGAGGGTTCCAGCATCCTTATCAGAGAAGGTGATGTTTGCGAAGTTACTCACATTGAAGGGAACTATGACCGAGGGGTGTCCTGTGATATACTCGGTTACGGCGACCTTAATGACTATCGCAAAAAAGTCGAAATGAAAGGGGACTCTGTTATTGTCTTCCGGAAAGATAACAATAAAATGGGGACAATAAAGATAAAAGTTAAAAAGAATAATGGAACCGGACACTATTTTGTCTTTATTGTTAAGCACAACGGAGTTAAAAAGGCTCTGCTTTCAGGAGATACACTCAAAACAAAAGTTGGTGATGAAATTGAGTTTCTCTCTGCATTTTCTGATGTTTCATGCGGGAATGAATATCCAATTAATCTGAAAGGATATGTCCCGCCTAGTATTAGTTATAATAATGGAGACGACAGGGGGTTTAACATAAAGCTAAACCCGAATGATTTTATGCGTAAATACTCAGCAGATAAGGCAGGAATGGCTTATCCGGTGGTTGTTAACCATAAAGGAGCAGAGATGGGCAGCTTTATGCTTAAGATGGTGGAGTAA
- a CDS encoding RsmB/NOP family class I SAM-dependent RNA methyltransferase, which produces MLNNAFIEKYSQIVGEQTERFFSALEGARSKYIRVASSRCADYLSELAEMGVELSEAEGLPKVYKVESGEDKLTGSIGFQTGGFYIMNPSSVFAADTLCRLMPDYPYILDVASAPGGKTCAIADLLGNRCAIIANEPSGKRMKSLQFNIEKYGAYSVRTIGKDGRNLHKTFDRFFDGILLDAPCSNENKIGRNKTVNSEWCQELVERMAKLQKEIASSAFETLKEGGVMVYSTCTFSVEENEEVIRHILDNFDCELVDINRGEHTGGLSGDGSIDPYVVRYMPHTDIYDGFFISAVRRKGDDGEGEAYTRTKTDKSVSSFFDTFPEYVEVYEKGSSLYLTTQMERSINFSKNGILLAKRQGELSSQAFWQLADMLKDGLSSQISLESAQRYLKGFDIEKVQDYHGPALYYNTIPVGMTKPVGDMLKNKLDRYFLYGKNIEW; this is translated from the coding sequence ATGTTAAATAATGCATTTATTGAAAAATACAGTCAAATAGTTGGTGAGCAAACAGAAAGATTTTTTTCTGCTCTTGAGGGAGCTCGGAGTAAATACATTCGTGTGGCATCTTCCAGATGTGCGGATTATCTGTCTGAGCTTGCAGAGATGGGGGTAGAGCTTTCTGAGGCGGAAGGACTGCCGAAAGTTTATAAAGTCGAGAGCGGCGAAGATAAGCTGACCGGAAGCATCGGTTTTCAGACCGGAGGGTTTTATATCATGAACCCATCTTCTGTGTTTGCCGCTGATACTTTATGCAGGCTTATGCCTGACTATCCATATATACTGGATGTTGCTTCCGCTCCCGGCGGGAAGACATGTGCCATAGCAGATTTGCTCGGGAACAGATGTGCAATCATTGCAAACGAGCCGTCTGGCAAGAGGATGAAGTCGCTTCAGTTTAATATAGAAAAATATGGCGCCTATTCTGTCAGAACCATAGGCAAGGACGGGCGAAATCTGCATAAAACATTTGACAGATTCTTTGACGGTATTCTGCTTGATGCTCCATGCAGCAACGAAAATAAGATAGGAAGAAATAAGACTGTCAATTCGGAGTGGTGCCAAGAACTTGTTGAAAGGATGGCAAAACTTCAGAAAGAGATCGCTTCGTCTGCTTTTGAAACTCTGAAAGAAGGCGGGGTTATGGTGTATTCCACATGTACCTTTTCCGTGGAGGAGAACGAAGAGGTCATCCGGCATATACTGGACAATTTTGACTGCGAGCTTGTCGATATAAACAGAGGAGAACACACAGGCGGGCTCTCAGGGGACGGCAGTATAGACCCTTATGTTGTGCGCTACATGCCCCATACCGATATTTATGATGGTTTTTTTATATCTGCTGTCAGAAGAAAAGGGGATGACGGCGAAGGGGAGGCATATACCAGAACAAAAACGGACAAAAGTGTCAGCAGCTTTTTTGACACATTTCCGGAGTATGTTGAAGTGTATGAAAAGGGCAGTTCACTTTATCTCACAACCCAGATGGAGAGGAGCATTAATTTCTCTAAAAACGGGATTCTGCTTGCAAAGCGTCAGGGGGAGCTCAGCTCTCAGGCTTTCTGGCAGCTTGCGGATATGCTTAAGGATGGGCTTTCAAGCCAAATTTCCTTAGAGTCTGCACAGAGATACCTGAAAGGATTTGACATAGAAAAAGTTCAAGACTATCATGGACCTGCACTTTATTATAACACCATTCCAGTTGGCATGACTAAACCCGTTGGCGACATGCTGAAGAATAAACTGGATCGATATTTTTTATACGGAAAAAACATAGAGTGGTAA
- a CDS encoding TrkH family potassium uptake protein: protein MHYKLIIKTIAILQLVIAFFHLVCAGVAMYYGETEALISFAVSISLLVGIGGFFMLFYKNTIPDNISTKDGFLLVALSWLAASIGGSLPFYISGAIPSYTDAFFETISGFSTTGASILTNIEGLPLSILFWRSLTHWLGGMGIVVLAVAILPLLGIGGMQLIKAEAPGPTVDKITPRIAETAKYLWYIYVGFTAAETVLLMLGGMNLFDALTHTFGTVATGGFSTKNISVSHFDSAYIDWVITIFMILAGVNFTLHFRLLTGRFKSVTKDSELKAYLAIIALTTIIITFSLNGTVYTSLADSLRFAAFQVATFITTTGFATANYEQWPYLAQIILFMLMFVGGCSGSTGGGIKVIRLVTLLKQGINEMKYLVHPRGVFLIRLSGQTVKKDIVYAVSGFFFLYIFLLLVVTMIVATSGVDVLTSFTTSLATVGNIGPGFGMVGPADNYAFYPDYVKWTLSAAMIIGRLEIYTILVLFTPTFWRR from the coding sequence ATGCACTATAAACTTATTATAAAAACCATAGCAATCCTTCAGCTTGTGATAGCTTTCTTTCATCTGGTCTGTGCAGGTGTTGCAATGTATTACGGAGAGACAGAGGCTCTTATCAGCTTCGCTGTATCTATATCCCTCCTCGTGGGAATAGGCGGTTTCTTCATGCTTTTTTACAAAAATACAATACCGGACAATATCAGCACCAAAGACGGATTTCTGCTCGTGGCTCTAAGCTGGCTGGCAGCATCCATAGGCGGTTCACTCCCCTTTTACATCTCCGGTGCGATACCGTCATATACAGATGCTTTTTTTGAGACGATATCCGGTTTTTCCACCACAGGAGCAAGCATCCTGACAAACATAGAGGGACTTCCTTTATCAATCCTCTTCTGGCGTTCACTCACCCACTGGCTGGGGGGGATGGGGATCGTCGTTCTGGCAGTGGCAATCCTCCCTCTGCTGGGGATAGGCGGAATGCAGCTCATAAAAGCGGAAGCACCCGGCCCCACCGTAGACAAAATAACCCCCCGTATCGCTGAAACAGCAAAATACCTCTGGTATATTTATGTTGGTTTTACCGCTGCGGAAACAGTCCTGCTGATGCTCGGCGGAATGAATCTTTTTGATGCACTTACACACACATTCGGTACAGTTGCCACCGGCGGTTTCTCCACTAAGAACATAAGCGTAAGCCATTTTGATTCGGCTTACATTGACTGGGTCATTACTATATTCATGATCCTTGCCGGCGTAAACTTCACCCTTCACTTCCGACTTCTGACCGGCAGATTCAAAAGTGTCACAAAGGACTCTGAGCTTAAGGCTTACCTTGCCATTATAGCTTTGACTACAATAATAATAACCTTTTCTCTCAACGGAACAGTTTACACCAGCCTCGCCGACAGCCTTCGTTTTGCGGCATTTCAGGTGGCAACGTTCATAACAACAACAGGCTTCGCAACAGCGAACTACGAACAGTGGCCGTACCTTGCGCAGATAATACTTTTTATGCTTATGTTCGTGGGTGGATGCTCCGGTTCGACAGGGGGAGGGATAAAAGTGATCCGGCTTGTCACCCTCTTAAAGCAGGGAATAAATGAGATGAAGTATCTGGTTCACCCCAGAGGAGTATTCCTGATACGACTCAGCGGACAAACAGTGAAGAAAGATATTGTTTATGCAGTCAGCGGTTTTTTCTTTCTGTACATTTTTCTTCTTCTGGTTGTTACAATGATAGTAGCAACAAGCGGAGTCGATGTTCTTACATCATTTACAACTTCACTGGCAACAGTGGGAAATATCGGTCCCGGGTTTGGTATGGTCGGTCCCGCAGACAACTACGCTTTTTATCCTGACTATGTAAAATGGACACTAAGTGCCGCTATGATAATAGGCAGGCTGGAAATCTATACTATACTGGTGCTCTTTACACCGACATTCTGGAGAAGATGA
- the thiE gene encoding thiamine phosphate synthase, translating to MIAEYLKLYLILETSMLKMPLEQFIPAVINGGVTSIQLRDKGATSAEMYATGKKVMELINGRDVLFVVNDRLDIALMLGAKAVHLGVKDIPVSNVRAKYPELILGYSCNDMDDVRAAGVADYIGSGPAFPTSTKADLRGLIGPSGIKELVAAAGKPSVAIGGITGENVDQLSNSGVSGVAVSSAICAAEDPYMAAKMLRDKLEKF from the coding sequence ATGATAGCTGAATACCTTAAACTGTACCTAATCCTTGAAACCAGTATGTTGAAAATGCCTCTGGAACAGTTTATTCCGGCTGTGATAAACGGAGGAGTAACATCCATACAGCTTCGAGATAAGGGGGCGACCTCCGCAGAGATGTATGCAACGGGGAAAAAGGTTATGGAGCTGATAAACGGACGTGATGTTCTGTTTGTTGTTAACGATAGGCTGGACATAGCTCTTATGCTTGGTGCAAAGGCTGTTCATCTGGGTGTTAAGGATATCCCTGTTTCTAATGTGCGGGCAAAGTATCCCGAGCTGATTCTAGGGTATTCCTGTAATGATATGGACGATGTGCGGGCGGCAGGCGTGGCGGACTATATAGGCTCCGGACCGGCGTTCCCCACCAGCACAAAGGCTGACCTGCGGGGGCTTATAGGTCCTTCCGGAATAAAGGAGCTCGTTGCTGCTGCGGGGAAACCCTCTGTGGCTATAGGCGGGATAACCGGAGAGAATGTTGATCAGCTCAGCAATTCCGGGGTAAGCGGTGTAGCTGTTTCGTCAGCCATATGTGCCGCGGAAGATCCATACATGGCTGCCAAAATGCTTAGAGATAAACTGGAAAAATTTTGA
- the thiL gene encoding thiamine-phosphate kinase, with protein sequence MKKNKEFSLIERLSSMLNNGGVTLGVGDDAALFGETLVAKDIMVEGVHFTKGAPFLHIMRKIVTANVSDIAAMGGTAEYGLLGIAIPEGYDVNAEDIVKPFEMYGVKLIGGDTTSSQDSLFVSVTIIGRKNQHVLQRSGANAGDVIYLSRPVGRVRELLEQELAGGDTYNHYLIKAETELGDLLGRTGLATSCIDVSDGVGRDASHIADKSGVCMVIEESRFPVEHLHVKGDAVMFALGSGEEFALLFTVAEKDISELEMLAPSAVRVGYVETGSGVYLEREQGRVDISEKGYEHTY encoded by the coding sequence TTGAAAAAAAATAAAGAATTCTCTCTTATAGAGAGACTGTCTTCAATGCTGAATAACGGCGGTGTCACACTAGGGGTAGGAGATGATGCCGCCTTGTTCGGCGAGACACTTGTTGCAAAAGACATAATGGTAGAAGGGGTGCACTTTACAAAGGGAGCGCCTTTCCTGCATATTATGCGTAAAATAGTCACCGCTAATGTCAGCGATATTGCGGCAATGGGCGGAACAGCAGAGTATGGACTTCTGGGAATTGCCATTCCTGAAGGTTATGATGTTAACGCTGAAGATATCGTCAAGCCATTCGAAATGTACGGCGTAAAGCTGATAGGCGGTGATACTACTTCTTCTCAGGATTCCCTTTTCGTGTCAGTTACGATCATCGGCAGGAAAAATCAGCATGTGCTTCAGCGAAGCGGAGCTAACGCCGGAGATGTTATTTATCTGTCTCGTCCTGTTGGGCGTGTCCGTGAGCTTCTGGAGCAGGAGCTTGCCGGTGGAGACACTTACAACCACTATCTGATAAAAGCTGAAACAGAGCTCGGAGACCTTCTGGGGCGCACAGGGTTGGCGACATCGTGCATTGATGTCAGTGACGGCGTTGGGCGTGATGCATCTCATATTGCAGACAAAAGCGGCGTTTGTATGGTGATAGAAGAGAGTAGGTTTCCTGTTGAGCATTTACATGTGAAAGGTGACGCAGTTATGTTTGCTTTGGGCTCAGGAGAGGAATTCGCGCTTCTTTTCACTGTCGCCGAAAAAGATATAAGCGAGCTGGAGATGCTCGCACCTTCTGCTGTGCGTGTGGGCTATGTTGAAACCGGAAGTGGTGTTTATCTTGAGCGTGAACAGGGGAGAGTTGATATTTCAGAAAAAGGCTATGAGCACACTTATTAG
- a CDS encoding acylphosphatase yields MNRLHAVVYGRVQGVGYRAVVQKRAATLGVCGYVRNMPDGTVEIVAEGTEQVLIDLIDIANEGSGWCSVEKIDVAYSAAEGNLEDFSIAY; encoded by the coding sequence ATGAACAGACTGCATGCTGTTGTGTACGGGCGTGTGCAGGGTGTCGGCTATCGTGCTGTAGTACAGAAACGTGCTGCAACGCTTGGTGTTTGCGGATATGTCAGGAATATGCCTGACGGAACTGTTGAGATTGTTGCCGAAGGGACGGAGCAGGTTCTTATTGATCTGATAGATATCGCTAACGAAGGCTCAGGCTGGTGCAGTGTGGAGAAGATAGATGTTGCGTACTCTGCGGCTGAAGGGAATCTTGAGGATTTCAGTATAGCTTACTGA
- the trkA gene encoding Trk system potassium transporter TrkA produces the protein MKIVVAGAGEVGFHIADHLIKEGKDVVLIEKDADRAKFASSHLDCLVITGEASNLEILKQAGIQKADGFISATDYDEVNMITCFIVASEYDVPVKIARVRNMEYSKTRLVGQKYSGIDYIVNPEIEAAKSIASTVQHGATSDIFLFGNSDIQLRDIFVDEDSFFNGKSLKQIKTEIKEDFIIAGIMRETEVIVPTGDSVVQDKDHIYIIAAKNTFLQILKKTGTKLRNLHTVVVLGGGKIGRYVTEFLIKMGKNVKIVDKDYEKCKKLASDYPDIMVLNGDISDESLFEEENLHKADAIVTTTKNEELNILAAIYGKSKGIKRSVALVNKSNYLNIADDLGIDSTVSPKLSSVNAILKHIRRGNIKSVYKIFDGKAEVSEFSVQREAPVSGKALKDIKLPSGSLILAVIRGGQNIIPDGNFALESGDSVITFCIKDTADSLQKFFSGR, from the coding sequence ATGAAAATAGTTGTCGCAGGTGCCGGCGAGGTCGGCTTCCACATTGCAGACCACCTTATTAAAGAGGGCAAAGACGTTGTTCTCATTGAAAAGGACGCCGACAGAGCGAAGTTTGCATCATCACATCTTGATTGTCTCGTTATTACCGGAGAGGCATCAAACCTTGAGATTCTGAAACAGGCGGGCATACAGAAAGCTGATGGTTTTATCAGCGCCACTGACTATGACGAAGTCAATATGATCACTTGCTTCATAGTAGCGAGCGAGTATGACGTTCCTGTGAAAATTGCACGTGTACGGAACATGGAATACAGCAAAACACGCCTCGTAGGTCAGAAATACAGCGGTATCGACTACATCGTAAACCCTGAGATAGAAGCTGCCAAGAGCATTGCGTCCACTGTTCAGCACGGTGCCACAAGCGACATATTCCTTTTCGGAAATTCCGACATTCAGCTCAGAGACATATTTGTGGACGAGGACTCATTTTTCAACGGAAAATCCCTGAAACAGATTAAAACAGAGATTAAAGAGGACTTTATCATAGCCGGCATCATGAGGGAAACAGAAGTGATTGTACCCACGGGTGATTCCGTAGTTCAGGATAAAGATCATATCTATATTATCGCTGCCAAAAACACGTTTCTCCAGATACTCAAAAAAACCGGAACAAAACTCCGCAACCTGCACACAGTGGTTGTTCTCGGCGGCGGCAAAATCGGCAGATACGTAACAGAGTTTCTTATAAAAATGGGTAAAAACGTTAAAATAGTAGACAAAGACTACGAAAAATGCAAAAAGCTCGCCTCAGACTATCCGGACATTATGGTTCTTAACGGAGACATCTCCGATGAAAGCCTTTTCGAAGAGGAGAACCTCCACAAAGCGGACGCTATAGTCACTACTACTAAGAACGAAGAGCTGAATATACTCGCTGCGATATACGGAAAATCTAAAGGGATTAAAAGATCCGTGGCTCTTGTCAACAAATCAAACTATCTGAACATCGCCGACGACCTCGGCATCGACTCCACAGTTAGCCCGAAGCTCAGCTCTGTAAACGCTATCCTAAAACACATCAGACGAGGCAATATAAAAAGTGTCTATAAGATTTTTGACGGAAAAGCAGAAGTATCAGAATTCAGCGTACAACGTGAAGCACCTGTCAGCGGCAAAGCCCTGAAAGATATTAAGCTTCCGTCCGGCAGTCTCATCCTTGCCGTTATACGGGGCGGACAGAACATAATCCCCGACGGCAATTTTGCTCTGGAGTCTGGAGATTCTGTCATAACTTTCTGCATCAAAGACACGGCAGATTCATTACAGAAATTTTTCTCCGGTCGATAG
- the thiC gene encoding phosphomethylpyrimidine synthase ThiC: MTQLEAAKKGTITPEMEKVAKDEQIDVQELRQLIAEGKVVIPKNINRNFDVRAIGKKMKTKVNANIGTSGDCPFIDIELQKLDAALRAGADSVMDLSTGGDLNDVRRKIEEKCTVMLGTVPIYAVAAELAMKDLTTDNIDEEVLLRNIEKQCSEGVDYITVHCGITKESVARMDNSERTCGIVSRGGSILANWIRKNGRENPLFEYYDDLLKIAYKYDVTLSLGDGFRPGAIADATDRPQIDELMILGELGKRARDKNVQVMIEGPGHVPLSQIKTNMQLQKRLCDDAPFYILGPLATDIAPGYDHITSAIGGAVAGAAGADFLCYVTPAEHLCLPDVDDVYEGVIASRIAGHIADIEKGVAGAWERNVQMGIARKELNWEKQFELSIDPETARKKFRHNKEFDSCTMCGKLCAVKIDEGKNK; encoded by the coding sequence ATGACACAGTTAGAAGCGGCTAAGAAGGGGACGATAACTCCGGAGATGGAGAAGGTTGCAAAGGATGAGCAGATTGATGTACAGGAGCTGAGACAGCTTATCGCAGAAGGTAAAGTTGTTATCCCTAAGAACATTAACAGAAATTTTGATGTCCGTGCCATCGGCAAAAAGATGAAAACAAAGGTTAATGCAAACATCGGAACATCCGGCGACTGCCCTTTTATTGATATAGAACTTCAGAAACTTGACGCAGCTCTCAGAGCTGGGGCAGACAGCGTTATGGATCTTTCCACCGGAGGCGACCTCAACGATGTGCGCAGGAAGATAGAAGAAAAATGTACTGTTATGCTCGGAACAGTGCCCATTTATGCTGTGGCTGCCGAGCTTGCTATGAAAGACCTCACCACTGATAATATCGACGAGGAAGTTTTGCTCCGCAACATAGAAAAGCAGTGCAGTGAAGGGGTGGATTATATCACTGTTCACTGCGGCATTACAAAAGAATCTGTCGCAAGGATGGACAATAGCGAAAGAACATGCGGCATCGTGTCAAGGGGCGGGTCTATACTCGCTAACTGGATACGTAAGAACGGGCGTGAGAATCCGCTTTTTGAGTATTATGACGATCTGCTTAAAATAGCTTATAAATATGATGTAACTCTGAGTCTTGGCGATGGTTTCCGTCCCGGTGCGATAGCGGATGCGACCGACAGACCTCAGATAGACGAGCTTATGATACTTGGCGAGCTTGGCAAGCGTGCCCGTGATAAAAATGTGCAGGTTATGATAGAAGGCCCCGGACATGTTCCGCTGAGCCAGATAAAGACCAATATGCAGCTTCAGAAAAGGCTGTGTGATGACGCACCGTTTTATATTCTCGGTCCGCTGGCTACAGATATTGCGCCTGGCTATGACCACATCACAAGTGCCATCGGTGGAGCTGTTGCCGGTGCTGCCGGTGCTGACTTTCTCTGCTATGTTACACCTGCAGAACACCTTTGTCTGCCGGATGTTGATGACGTTTACGAAGGTGTCATAGCTTCCCGTATCGCCGGACATATCGCAGATATAGAAAAAGGAGTGGCCGGGGCATGGGAGCGCAATGTGCAGATGGGCATTGCAAGGAAAGAGCTGAACTGGGAAAAACAGTTTGAGCTTTCTATTGATCCTGAGACAGCAAGGAAAAAGTTCCGGCATAATAAAGAGTTTGATTCGTGCACCATGTGCGGGAAGCTCTGTGCTGTGAAGATAGACGAAGGTAAAAATAAATAA